The region TATTAATTTTCATATTTGCAGCACTTTTAACTCCACCTGATGTTTTAACGCAATTTTTAATGGCTGGACCACTTATTCTACTATATATTGTTTCAATATATATTGCAAAAATATTTAATCCTGCAACAGTGATTGATGAAGATGATGAAGAGTAAAATGGAGCTTGATCCACTAAAAACTTCTAGCTATGATTATACTTTACCAAAAGAACTCATAGCTACTCATCCTGTTTATCCAGCTGATAGTGCAAAACTTCTAGTTTTCAATAGAAATGAAGATAAAATCATTCACACTACTTTTAAAGATTTAATGCAATTTATCCCTGAAGAAACATCTATTTTTTTAAACGATACAAAAGTTATAAAAGCAAGAATTTTTGGAAATAAAGAATCAGGTGGCAAAGTAGAACTTCTATTTAATAAACCTTTATTTATGGACAGATTTCTAGTGATGATAAGAGGAAAAGTAAAAGTTGGAAATAAACTATTTTTTGATGAAGACTTAAGTGCAGAAGTTTTAGAAGTAAACGAAGATGGAAGTAGAGTTGTAAACTTTTTTAAAGGGGATAAAAAACTTGATTTTTTATCTTTAGTTGATATTTTAAATAAAATAGGACACCTTCCTCTTCCACCTTATATGAATAGAGAAGATGAAGAGAAAGATAATCAAGACTATCAAACACTATTTGCTAAAAAATATGGTGCAGTTGCAGCACCTACTGCATCACTACATTTTACAGAAGAATTATTGGAAAATATAAATAAAAAATTTCCAGTAAACTATTTAACTTTACATGTTGGAGCAGGTACGTTTAAACCTGTAGATGTGGAAGATATACTTTCTCATCCTATGCATAGTGAATACTTTGAAATAGATGCAAAGGCAAAAAAAGCTTTAGATGAATCAAAAAAAGTTTTAGCAATTGGTACAACTGTTACTAGAACAACTGAGTATTATGCTAGAACAAATAAAATACAAGGTGAGTGTGACCTTTTTTTAAATCCACTAAATAAACCAATAAAAGTAGATCATCTACTAACAAATTTTCATCTACCAAAATCTACTTTAATTATGCTAATAGCATCATTTATAGGTCTTGAAAAGACATTAGAAGTTTATGAAGAAGCTATTAAAAACAAATATAGATTTTATTCGTATGGTGATGGAATGTTAATTATATAAAAAGGAGAACATATGCCATATTACGTATTATTTGATACAGAAACAACAGGAAACCAAGAAGAAGATAGAGTGATTCAATTTGGTGCTATGATTGTTGATCAACAAGGAAAAGTTGAAGCACACGATGAATTATGTTCTACTGATGTTGAAATAAAACTTGAAGCAATGGAAGTACATAATATAACTCCTAATCTACTTGAAGGAAAACCAAAAGCAACAGAAACAACTTTTTACAAAAGATTAGAAGAGTTGAACTCAAATGAGAATTATCTAATAGCACATAATATTAACTTTGATATGGGAATGATTGAAAAGGAAGGGTTTATTAACTCTTATCAAACTATTGATACTTTAAGATGTGCAAAACATTTATTTCCTGAAATGCCATACCATAGATTACAATACTTAAGATATGCCTTAGAATTATACAAAAAAGAGGAACAAGAAGCTGCTAAATATAACATAACTATTAAAGCTCACGATGCAATTGGTGATGTATTAGTTATGAAACTTTTTTTATCAAAATTAGTTGGAAAATGTAGAGAGATTTATCCTGACTATAACCCAATGGAAAAATTAGTTGACTTAACAAAAACTCCAGTACTTATAAAAACCTTTAGATTTGGTAAATACAAAGGTAGAGATATAGCTGAAGTTGCCCAAGAAGATACAGGATATTTAAACTGGATGAGAACAAATTTAGATTTAGATGAAGATTTAAAATATACTCTTGACAAAGTTTTAGGATAATCAAACCTAGTTACATAAAAGTTTCATTTAAATTCCACTATAATTCCATAAATTTATAAAAAGGTTTGGCATTGAATAAATTTTCACGGATTGGATTTATCTTAGCAGCAGCTGGTTCAGCTGTTGGACTGGGTAATATTTGGAAATTTCCTTATATTACAGGAGAATATGGTGGAGGTGCTTTTGTTTTAGTTTACCTTATCGCCATTTTATTTATAGGACTTACAGTTTTTTTAGCAGAAGCTGTAATTGGGCAAAATGGGCAAGCAGATGTATCTACATCATTTGTAAACATAGCTAAATCAAAAAACCCTAATTGGAAAATTGCGGGGTTTATGGTGGCAACAGGATTAATTATACTTTCTTTTTATTCTGTGGTTCTTGGTTGGATTTTAGATTATGTGATCTCTTCATTTAGTAGTTTACCTACAAAACCTGAAGTAGCAGGTGCAAAATTTGAAAGTCTTATTTCAAATGATATTGGTTTACTTTTAACTTATCATACTTTAATTGCAGC is a window of Halarcobacter sp. DNA encoding:
- the queA gene encoding tRNA preQ1(34) S-adenosylmethionine ribosyltransferase-isomerase QueA, encoding MKSKMELDPLKTSSYDYTLPKELIATHPVYPADSAKLLVFNRNEDKIIHTTFKDLMQFIPEETSIFLNDTKVIKARIFGNKESGGKVELLFNKPLFMDRFLVMIRGKVKVGNKLFFDEDLSAEVLEVNEDGSRVVNFFKGDKKLDFLSLVDILNKIGHLPLPPYMNREDEEKDNQDYQTLFAKKYGAVAAPTASLHFTEELLENINKKFPVNYLTLHVGAGTFKPVDVEDILSHPMHSEYFEIDAKAKKALDESKKVLAIGTTVTRTTEYYARTNKIQGECDLFLNPLNKPIKVDHLLTNFHLPKSTLIMLIASFIGLEKTLEVYEEAIKNKYRFYSYGDGMLII
- a CDS encoding 3'-5' exonuclease, whose translation is MPYYVLFDTETTGNQEEDRVIQFGAMIVDQQGKVEAHDELCSTDVEIKLEAMEVHNITPNLLEGKPKATETTFYKRLEELNSNENYLIAHNINFDMGMIEKEGFINSYQTIDTLRCAKHLFPEMPYHRLQYLRYALELYKKEEQEAAKYNITIKAHDAIGDVLVMKLFLSKLVGKCREIYPDYNPMEKLVDLTKTPVLIKTFRFGKYKGRDIAEVAQEDTGYLNWMRTNLDLDEDLKYTLDKVLG